One genomic window of Coregonus clupeaformis isolate EN_2021a chromosome 12, ASM2061545v1, whole genome shotgun sequence includes the following:
- the LOC121578785 gene encoding zinc finger protein 2 homolog — MKGPPEQQEWSPCLRQEDPEPTLIKEDQEGRTSHWKEQSPYMKDSPQSSHAYQTVDSSALADTETGRRMGKLQPCRDSQPPSEGNTDSPSARSESPSESESKESDAEYQQLQLKNPHRRGSGKGQRVRGQSLKVSGRKGAETSFQESPSFSIQIQQPSFTCKVCGKSFKHMGNINVHVRVHTQEEPYRCGVCGKQCRSSEELTGHYEIHIGEKAYRCHSCGKGFKQVGELTVHMRVHTGEKPFKCSECGKTFISATTLRVHQKIHTGEYPYCCEVCGKCFTQKVHLNMHMKVHIKGK; from the coding sequence ATGAAGGGCCCCCCTGAGCAGCAGGAGTGGAGCCCCTGTCTGAGacaggaggacccagagcccacactGATCAAGGAGGATCAGGAGGGCAGGACCAGCCATTGGAAAGAGCAGTCTCCTTACATGAAAGACTCACCTCAGTCCTCACATGCATACCAAACTGTAGACTCATCGGCACTCGCTGACACAGAGACCGGCAGGAGAATGGGCAAGCTTCAACCATGCCGTGACTCTCAGCCTCCCTCAGAGGGAAATACAGACAGCCCCTCAGCCCGGAGTGAAAGCCCCAGTGAGAGTGAGAGCAAGGAGAGTGATGCTGAGTACCAACAACTGCAATTGAAAAACCCACACAGGAGAGGAAGTGGAAAGGGCCAGAGAGTAAGGGGTCAAAGTTTGAAGGTCAGCGGGAGAAAGGGAGCAGAGACCTCCTTCCAGGAGTCTCCATCCTTCTCCATCCAGATTCAACAACCCTCATTCACCTGTAAGGTCTGCGGCAAGTCATTCAAGCACATGGGCAATATCAACGTACACGTGAGAGTACACACGCAGGAGGAGCCTTAccggtgtggtgtgtgtggtaaacAGTGCCGGTCCTCCGAGGAGCTGACGGGACACTATGAGATCCACATCGGGGAGAAGGCCTACCGCTGCCACTCCTGTGGGAAGGGCTTCAAACAGGTGGGGGAGCTGACAGTCCACATGAGggtccacacaggagagaagcccttCAAATGTTCTGAGTGTGGGAAGACGTTCATCTCAGCGACCACGCTCAGAGTCCACCAGAAGATCCACACAGGAGAGTATCCCTATTGCTGCGAGGTCTGTGGGAAGTGTTTCACTCAGAAGGTTCACCTCAACATGCACATGAAGGTCCATATAAAGGGCAAATAg